One Armatimonadota bacterium DNA window includes the following coding sequences:
- the argJ gene encoding bifunctional glutamate N-acetyltransferase/amino-acid acetyltransferase ArgJ, whose amino-acid sequence MNKGVCHPQGFRSSGVWCGIKKPGLLDLGLIVSEPPAQIAGVFTQNVARAAPVIWTESAVRSGIGCHAAIVNSGNANCVTGESGLVRARRMAEATAERLNCMPLGVAVASTGLIGAPLPIEKIEAALPDLFSKLSTDDAALSEAMMTTDRYTKRAAIDVETPEGVYRIGGVAKGAGMIAPNMATMLAFIATDAMVEREALDAALRRAVDDSFNAITVDGDTSTNDMAIVMANGASGVAAANHDLFVTSLLEVCQALAKMIVRDGEGATKLAEIRVTGAADKASAKQIAKTIAESPLVKTALHGEDPNWGRILAAAGRAGVPFDLNACRLSIQGILALERGTPVEGAEEPMAEALKASEIAIELSIGPGDGRAVYWTCDLSHEYVTINSAYRT is encoded by the coding sequence CTGAACAAGGGCGTGTGCCATCCGCAAGGCTTTCGGTCATCGGGCGTTTGGTGCGGCATCAAGAAGCCGGGTTTGCTGGACCTCGGTCTAATCGTATCGGAACCTCCGGCGCAGATCGCGGGAGTCTTCACCCAGAACGTTGCTCGCGCCGCGCCGGTGATTTGGACGGAGAGCGCCGTTCGATCTGGCATCGGCTGCCATGCGGCGATCGTCAACAGCGGCAACGCCAACTGCGTTACGGGCGAATCGGGGCTGGTGCGCGCTCGGCGAATGGCAGAGGCGACGGCTGAGCGCCTCAACTGCATGCCCTTGGGAGTTGCCGTGGCCAGCACCGGTCTGATCGGCGCGCCCTTGCCGATAGAAAAGATCGAAGCCGCGCTTCCCGATCTCTTCTCTAAGTTGAGCACGGACGACGCCGCTCTCTCCGAAGCAATGATGACCACAGACCGATACACCAAGCGCGCCGCCATCGATGTGGAGACGCCAGAAGGCGTCTACCGCATTGGCGGCGTGGCCAAGGGCGCCGGCATGATAGCGCCCAACATGGCCACCATGCTCGCCTTTATCGCCACCGATGCCATGGTAGAGCGAGAAGCGCTGGATGCCGCTCTGCGCCGCGCCGTGGACGATTCTTTCAACGCCATCACGGTGGACGGCGACACCAGCACGAACGACATGGCGATTGTGATGGCTAACGGCGCTTCGGGCGTCGCAGCGGCCAATCACGACCTCTTCGTAACGTCGCTGCTGGAGGTTTGCCAAGCATTGGCCAAGATGATTGTGCGAGACGGCGAGGGCGCGACCAAGTTGGCGGAGATTCGAGTAACGGGCGCTGCCGACAAGGCCTCCGCCAAGCAGATCGCCAAGACCATTGCCGAATCGCCGTTGGTCAAGACCGCTCTGCACGGAGAGGACCCGAACTGGGGGCGCATCCTGGCCGCGGCCGGTCGAGCGGGCGTGCCCTTCGATCTGAACGCCTGCCGCCTTTCCATCCAGGGCATTTTGGCGCTGGAACGGGGAACGCCAGTGGAAGGCGCGGAAGAACCGATGGCCGAGGCGCTCAAAGCTTCCGAGATCGCGATCGAGTTGTCGATCGGCCCGGGCGACGGCCGCGCGGTCTACTGGACGTGCGACCTGTCGCACGAATATGTAACGATCAACTCGGCCTACAGAACTTAG
- a CDS encoding hydroxyacid dehydrogenase yields MPVILVADKFEKSGLDGLNALGCEVVFRPDAKDDELVEAVRSSSPSILIVRGTKVSEAALSAGPLELVVRAGAGYNTIDVAAASRLGILVANCPGKNAIAVAELAMGLILSLDRRIPDNVADLRQGRWRKKAYSEAKGLYGRTLGLIGLGNIGLETLARAKAFGLKCIAWSRSLTPEKAELLGVGFAESPIDVARNCDIASVHLALNNETRNLLGRDFFAAMKPGAFFINTSRAEVIDQAALTDAVREKGLRAGLDVFDEEPTSGEGEVDAPIFQMEGVYGTHHIGASTEQAQEAIAAETVRIVREYLTTGHAPHAVNLAKRSPAVAMLAVRHFDRVGVLAHVFDCLRDAGINVQETENVVFEGAEAAVARIHLDRKPDERALSSIKECQDIISISLVDLKP; encoded by the coding sequence ATGCCTGTTATACTGGTCGCCGACAAGTTTGAGAAGTCCGGTCTCGATGGTCTAAACGCGCTGGGCTGCGAGGTTGTCTTTCGCCCGGATGCAAAGGACGATGAACTGGTGGAAGCGGTGCGTTCTTCAAGCCCGTCGATCCTGATCGTTCGGGGCACAAAGGTCTCCGAAGCCGCCTTGTCCGCCGGTCCGCTAGAGTTAGTCGTGCGCGCGGGCGCCGGATACAACACTATCGATGTGGCCGCCGCGTCGCGTTTGGGCATTTTGGTGGCCAACTGCCCCGGTAAGAACGCCATCGCGGTGGCGGAACTGGCTATGGGGCTGATTCTGTCGTTGGACAGGCGGATACCCGACAACGTCGCCGACTTGCGGCAGGGACGCTGGCGAAAGAAGGCCTACAGTGAGGCGAAAGGTCTCTATGGCAGAACCCTGGGGCTGATCGGCCTGGGGAATATCGGGCTGGAAACGCTCGCTCGCGCTAAAGCGTTCGGGCTGAAGTGCATCGCCTGGAGCCGTTCGCTGACTCCCGAAAAGGCGGAGCTCTTGGGGGTTGGGTTCGCAGAATCGCCCATTGACGTTGCCCGGAACTGCGACATCGCCAGCGTGCACCTTGCTTTGAATAACGAGACGCGCAATCTCTTGGGACGCGACTTTTTTGCCGCAATGAAACCCGGCGCGTTTTTTATCAACACTTCTCGCGCCGAGGTGATCGATCAGGCTGCGTTGACGGACGCCGTGCGCGAGAAGGGCCTTCGTGCAGGGCTGGACGTGTTCGACGAGGAGCCGACATCGGGCGAAGGCGAGGTCGATGCGCCGATCTTTCAGATGGAAGGCGTCTACGGCACGCATCATATCGGCGCCAGCACCGAGCAGGCGCAGGAGGCCATCGCCGCCGAGACCGTGCGCATTGTGCGCGAATATCTGACGACCGGCCATGCGCCTCACGCGGTCAATTTGGCCAAACGCTCGCCCGCGGTCGCAATGCTGGCGGTTCGCCATTTCGATCGCGTTGGGGTCTTGGCGCACGTGTTCGATTGCTTGCGCGATGCGGGGATCAACGTGCAAGAGACAGAAAACGTCGTCTTTGAAGGCGCGGAGGCCGCGGTCGCTCGGATTCACTTGGATCGCAAGCCGGACGAGCGGGCGCTGAGCAGCATCAAAGAGTGCCAGGACATCATCTCGATCAGCCTGGTCGATCTGAAGCCTTAG
- a CDS encoding type II/IV secretion system protein — MFRILMRQSGMLREMGGELSQAVQRVDWMFIQALEQGVSDIHLHPERTALRIRFRVDGALHEFEVINDLELTQAMLARIKLAANMHLDEKRDTQDGRIDMEYLDRKLSARVSCIPSLNGERIVMRILDPAQMRVDLDKLGMPPDVLQGWKRSLMTAHGMLVVTGPTGSGKTSTLYASINTLDRKRRNIVTVEDPVEYEFSDNIMQVPVSEKITFPRALRAMLRHDPDVIMIGEIRDGESLEIGIQAALTGHLVLSTLHTNDAVESVSRMIDMGAEPYLIAAVLRCAMAQRLVRMICAECRTQGTATPEELAALKIPPEAAAQTKVAVGRGCQSCRGTGFRGRVAIMEHMNVSAALREAIVTRASGDDVAAIAKKEGMTTMLEDGRDKVLRGVTTPGEVIQAVYAGLAPG; from the coding sequence GTGTTTCGCATCCTGATGCGCCAGTCCGGAATGCTGCGCGAGATGGGCGGCGAGCTGTCGCAAGCGGTCCAACGCGTCGATTGGATGTTTATACAGGCCCTCGAACAGGGCGTTTCGGACATTCACCTGCACCCCGAACGCACCGCGCTCCGCATTCGATTCCGAGTGGACGGGGCGCTTCATGAGTTTGAGGTCATCAACGACTTGGAGCTGACTCAGGCCATGCTGGCGCGCATCAAGCTGGCGGCCAACATGCACCTGGACGAGAAGCGCGACACGCAAGACGGGCGCATCGACATGGAGTATCTGGATCGCAAGCTGAGCGCTCGCGTCTCGTGCATTCCGTCGCTCAATGGCGAGCGGATCGTCATGAGAATTTTGGACCCGGCTCAGATGCGGGTCGATCTGGACAAATTGGGCATGCCGCCCGACGTGCTGCAGGGCTGGAAGCGGTCGCTGATGACGGCGCACGGGATGCTGGTTGTAACCGGCCCAACGGGTTCTGGAAAAACTTCGACCCTCTATGCATCGATCAACACGCTGGACAGAAAACGCCGTAACATTGTAACGGTCGAGGATCCGGTCGAGTACGAGTTTAGCGACAATATCATGCAGGTGCCGGTTTCGGAGAAGATCACCTTCCCCCGCGCCCTAAGGGCGATGCTGCGGCACGACCCGGACGTGATCATGATCGGCGAGATTCGAGACGGCGAATCGCTGGAGATCGGTATTCAAGCGGCCTTGACGGGGCACTTGGTGCTTTCGACTCTGCACACCAACGACGCCGTGGAGAGCGTCAGCCGAATGATCGACATGGGCGCCGAGCCTTACTTGATCGCCGCGGTGCTCCGCTGTGCGATGGCGCAACGCTTGGTGAGGATGATCTGCGCGGAGTGCCGCACTCAAGGCACGGCCACGCCCGAAGAGCTGGCCGCGCTGAAGATTCCACCAGAAGCGGCCGCCCAGACGAAGGTAGCGGTCGGTCGCGGCTGCCAATCGTGCCGGGGCACCGGTTTTCGGGGTCGAGTGGCGATTATGGAGCACATGAACGTTTCGGCGGCGCTGCGCGAGGCTATTGTAACCCGCGCATCGGGCGACGACGTGGCGGCGATCGCCAAGAAAGAAGGCATGACGACGATGCTGGAAGACGGGCGGGACAAGGTGTTGCGCGGCGTAACGACGCCGGGAGAAGTGATCCAGGCCGTCTATGCCGGTTTGGCGCCTGGTTAG
- a CDS encoding D-tyrosyl-tRNA(Tyr) deacylase, whose protein sequence is MRAIVQRVSRARVVVDDDVSGEIGLGILALVGVSKEDDESNALALARKVVGLRIFNDDQGKMNLDLAAVGGAILAVSNFTLYGDTSRGRRPGFDQAAGYEQGERLYERFCQACIELGAAVERGVYGADMQVELVNSGPVTLIVEG, encoded by the coding sequence ATGCGAGCGATCGTTCAGCGCGTATCGCGAGCCCGCGTGGTTGTGGACGACGATGTATCGGGCGAGATCGGGCTAGGCATTCTGGCTTTGGTCGGCGTGAGCAAAGAGGACGACGAATCGAACGCGCTGGCCTTAGCGCGAAAGGTGGTCGGCCTGCGCATTTTCAACGACGACCAAGGCAAGATGAACCTTGATCTGGCCGCTGTAGGCGGTGCGATCTTGGCAGTCTCCAACTTCACTCTCTATGGCGATACCAGTCGCGGTCGGCGGCCGGGCTTCGATCAGGCGGCGGGATACGAGCAGGGCGAGCGGCTGTACGAGCGCTTTTGCCAGGCTTGCATCGAGTTAGGGGCTGCTGTCGAGCGCGGCGTCTACGGCGCGGACATGCAGGTCGAACTGGTCAACTCCGGTCCAGTAACGCTGATTGTGGAGGGTTGA
- a CDS encoding PEP-CTERM sorting domain-containing protein (PEP-CTERM proteins occur, often in large numbers, in the proteomes of bacteria that also encode an exosortase, a predicted intramembrane cysteine proteinase. The presence of a PEP-CTERM domain at a protein's C-terminus predicts cleavage within the sorting domain, followed by covalent anchoring to some some component of the (usually Gram-negative) cell surface. Many PEP-CTERM proteins exhibit an unusual sequence composition that includes large numbers of potential glycosylation sites. Expression of one such protein has been shown restore the ability of a bacterium to form floc, a type of biofilm.), which translates to MSEQTPHWAGIPIDTLHVLPGCYFRITVGIEFDFRASRTHWNIMNVFLDFRDDSPDGSLEELLSVHQYDPTNVRGNARFHTDIDHMGSNRVVAAAGRLHADSVNPGNTDVPIATENGAAFKFIYPGTQAIYQPPVFVGHFLVRVSPDAPEYEEITISTTRQSPVGRPGVTLRSCMVSYDSTYYFHDDGIVEYGGGNVVPEPASLTALATALMLAVLRKKRLPGIAK; encoded by the coding sequence TTGAGCGAGCAGACGCCTCATTGGGCGGGGATTCCTATCGACACGCTGCACGTGCTGCCCGGCTGCTACTTTCGAATCACGGTCGGGATAGAGTTCGACTTTCGCGCGTCCCGAACGCACTGGAACATCATGAACGTGTTCCTTGACTTTCGAGACGACTCGCCCGACGGCTCGCTCGAAGAGTTGCTGTCCGTTCATCAATACGACCCGACCAACGTAAGAGGCAACGCCCGTTTCCATACAGATATCGATCACATGGGAAGCAACCGTGTTGTGGCGGCAGCAGGCCGCCTTCATGCCGATTCTGTCAATCCTGGCAACACCGACGTGCCGATAGCGACTGAAAATGGAGCTGCCTTCAAGTTCATCTATCCGGGTACTCAGGCCATTTATCAACCGCCAGTTTTTGTCGGCCACTTCTTGGTGCGGGTCAGTCCTGATGCGCCAGAGTACGAGGAGATAACTATCTCGACCACTCGGCAGAGCCCTGTCGGCAGGCCGGGAGTTACACTGAGATCGTGCATGGTCAGCTATGATTCCACCTACTACTTCCACGACGATGGCATCGTCGAGTATGGCGGAGGAAACGTCGTGCCCGAGCCGGCCAGTCTGACGGCATTAGCAACGGCACTGATGCTGGCTGTGCTTCGAAAGAAACGGCTTCCGGGCATTGCAAAATAA
- a CDS encoding protein prkA — protein MNTADFLKQMDEQRRLAKQVQWEGVFADYLEAVAKDPKVASLAHARLYEMVAADGMIERGDDLPKDYKFFTTELYGMDRTLQHLVEEYLAPAAKRLDVRKRILLLVGPVGGGKSTLVTMLKRGLEKFSKAESGAVYAIKDCPMHEEPLHLVPEELRAEFKKRYGVHIEGDLCPVCRWRMSHEWGDNFESVPVVRILLSERDRVGVGTFKPSDPKSQDVSELTGSVNLNLLTQIGVESDPRVYNFDGELNKANRGIMEFIEMLKADKRFLYELNTVAGEQMIKIGRFSLIYTDTVVVAHTNEYEFNSYFSNKENEAMIDRMFVVKVPYNLQVGQEVRIYDKLIHQSQWNDETNELAKVHIAPHALRSAAMFAIMSRLKPPKKSGMSLLTKMKLYDGERQVGDWDQRHVKELREEYGDEGMNGVSPRFILNRLSASMVTSKACITPIDVLRSLRDGLVEHTSSEEERKKLLTMLDDARKEYDELIKKEVQRFFVYSYEEAAKTLVENYLDNVDAYCNKTKVNDPITDEELDPDEKLMRSIEEQIGVSDNAKREFREGVLRSVASLARRGARFEIGSDERLREAIERKLFADLKDIVKITTSAKTPDPDQLRKINDVVNRMAEEGGYCATCANEALRYVGTLLNR, from the coding sequence ATGAATACTGCTGATTTTCTGAAGCAGATGGACGAACAGAGGCGGCTGGCCAAGCAGGTCCAGTGGGAAGGCGTTTTTGCCGACTACCTGGAGGCTGTGGCCAAAGATCCAAAGGTCGCCAGCCTCGCCCATGCGCGCCTCTACGAGATGGTGGCGGCAGACGGCATGATAGAGCGCGGGGACGATCTCCCAAAGGATTACAAGTTCTTTACCACCGAGCTGTACGGCATGGATCGTACGCTGCAGCATCTGGTCGAGGAGTATCTGGCTCCGGCGGCCAAGCGGCTGGATGTGCGGAAGCGAATTCTGCTGCTGGTCGGCCCGGTGGGCGGGGGAAAGTCGACTTTGGTAACCATGCTTAAGCGGGGACTGGAGAAGTTCTCCAAGGCAGAATCGGGCGCGGTCTACGCCATTAAGGACTGCCCCATGCACGAAGAGCCGCTCCACCTAGTGCCCGAGGAGCTTCGCGCCGAGTTTAAGAAGCGATACGGCGTGCACATCGAAGGCGACCTCTGCCCTGTGTGCCGCTGGCGCATGAGCCACGAATGGGGCGATAATTTCGAATCGGTGCCCGTCGTGAGAATCTTGCTCTCCGAGCGAGACCGAGTCGGCGTGGGCACGTTTAAGCCCAGCGACCCCAAGTCTCAGGACGTTTCCGAACTCACCGGCAGCGTCAACCTCAACCTGCTGACCCAGATCGGCGTCGAATCGGACCCGCGGGTCTACAACTTCGACGGCGAACTGAACAAGGCCAACCGCGGCATCATGGAGTTCATCGAGATGCTGAAGGCCGACAAGCGATTCTTATACGAGCTGAACACCGTAGCGGGCGAGCAAATGATCAAGATCGGTCGATTCTCGCTCATCTACACCGACACTGTAGTGGTGGCGCACACCAACGAATACGAGTTCAATAGCTACTTCTCCAACAAGGAGAACGAGGCAATGATCGACCGAATGTTCGTGGTGAAGGTGCCCTACAACCTGCAAGTCGGCCAAGAGGTGCGCATTTACGACAAGCTGATCCACCAGTCTCAATGGAACGACGAGACCAACGAGCTGGCCAAGGTGCACATCGCGCCGCACGCGCTGCGCTCCGCCGCCATGTTCGCCATCATGAGCCGACTGAAGCCGCCCAAGAAGAGCGGCATGTCGCTGCTGACCAAGATGAAACTGTACGACGGCGAGCGACAAGTGGGCGACTGGGACCAGCGGCACGTTAAAGAGCTTCGAGAAGAGTACGGCGACGAAGGCATGAACGGCGTCTCGCCGCGCTTCATTCTCAATCGGCTATCGGCATCGATGGTAACCAGCAAGGCCTGCATCACGCCTATCGATGTGCTGCGATCCTTGCGCGACGGCCTGGTAGAGCACACCAGCAGCGAGGAAGAGCGCAAGAAGCTTCTGACCATGCTGGACGACGCTCGAAAAGAATACGACGAGCTGATCAAGAAGGAAGTTCAGCGCTTCTTCGTCTACTCGTACGAAGAGGCGGCCAAGACCCTAGTAGAGAACTACCTGGACAACGTGGACGCCTACTGCAACAAGACGAAGGTGAACGACCCGATAACCGACGAAGAGCTGGACCCCGACGAGAAGCTGATGCGCAGCATCGAAGAGCAGATCGGCGTCAGCGATAACGCCAAGCGCGAGTTTCGCGAGGGCGTGCTAAGAAGCGTGGCATCGCTGGCTCGACGCGGCGCGCGATTCGAGATTGGCAGCGACGAGCGCCTGAGAGAAGCGATCGAGCGAAAGCTCTTTGCCGACCTAAAGGACATCGTCAAGATCACGACCTCGGCCAAGACGCCCGACCCCGACCAACTGAGAAAGATTAACGACGTGGTAAACCGTATGGCAGAGGAAGGCGGCTACTGCGCGACCTGCGCCAACGAAGCGCTGAGATACGTCGGAACCCTGCTGAATCGATAA
- a CDS encoding sugar ABC transporter permease produces the protein MRSSIKNDLSGYAFVAPWLIGFFAFALYPVLSTLYLSFTDFDALSPPRWVGLDNYIDLVGDADYFWRSLYNTAFMLIEVPLSVILGLFLAILLNANLRGQAVFRALFYVPAVVPTVAASFLWLWTLNPVNGLAAPVNQALGSVGLEPVNWFTDPATAKWGFIVMDLWMIGGAMVIYLAALQNAPIALYEAAALDGARPWQMLRYITVPFISPVIFYMSVMGVIGAFQYFAQTFVMTQGGPENSTLFYSLYLFQNAFSYFRMGHACAMAWMLFLLSALCVWLIWRSSRRWVYYAGE, from the coding sequence ATGCGCTCCTCTATTAAGAACGATCTTTCGGGCTACGCGTTCGTCGCGCCGTGGCTGATCGGATTCTTCGCATTTGCGCTCTATCCCGTTTTGTCAACGCTCTATCTCAGCTTCACCGATTTCGACGCGCTGTCGCCGCCGCGATGGGTCGGCCTGGACAACTACATCGACCTCGTTGGAGACGCCGACTACTTCTGGCGCTCGTTATATAATACGGCCTTCATGCTCATCGAGGTTCCTTTGAGCGTGATATTGGGGCTGTTTCTGGCGATATTGCTGAACGCGAATCTGCGGGGACAGGCGGTGTTTCGAGCGCTGTTCTACGTCCCGGCGGTGGTTCCGACTGTGGCGGCGTCGTTTCTTTGGCTGTGGACGCTGAACCCGGTGAATGGTTTGGCGGCGCCGGTCAACCAGGCTTTGGGTTCCGTAGGACTGGAGCCTGTCAACTGGTTTACCGATCCGGCTACGGCCAAATGGGGCTTCATTGTGATGGACCTGTGGATGATCGGCGGAGCGATGGTGATCTATCTGGCCGCGCTGCAGAACGCGCCGATCGCGCTTTACGAGGCGGCGGCGCTGGACGGCGCGCGGCCCTGGCAGATGCTGCGCTATATCACGGTGCCGTTCATCTCTCCGGTGATCTTCTATATGTCGGTGATGGGCGTGATCGGCGCGTTTCAATACTTTGCGCAGACCTTTGTGATGACGCAGGGCGGACCGGAGAACTCGACCCTGTTCTATTCGCTCTATCTGTTTCAGAACGCCTTTTCTTACTTTAGGATGGGGCATGCCTGCGCGATGGCCTGGATGCTGTTTCTGCTGTCGGCGCTCTGCGTCTGGCTGATCTGGCGCTCCTCTCGACGCTGGGTCTACTACGCGGGGGAATGA
- a CDS encoding type II restriction endonuclease produces the protein MNRTDLWVSRLRTDDPNAVFDKLISTLRKSIMTWEYFVNWKKVYKSLSDLDLDLNILNYAAGHPDAESRLRYVIKNHPSVSKVLPVLVALRSQNKSVLVTDIDSAGCEQQLAYKFDSNLSVDEAIYFSRKTGIIDLLINIKNVPDYVLGVEVGLDSNGRKNRAGTSMEELVKAKLHQIACKGDIHFLSGATYSAIWEKFCIKVEPDRANRRFDFAVKSMGKLILVETNYYSGGGSKLKAVAGELKVLHDHLANQQVGFVWITDGEGWKSSQKPLREAFDQLPYILNLHFCEDGLLEDILIKCEWY, from the coding sequence ATGAACCGGACCGATCTATGGGTATCACGCTTGAGAACAGACGATCCCAACGCTGTGTTTGATAAGCTGATTTCAACGCTTCGCAAATCAATTATGACCTGGGAGTACTTCGTAAATTGGAAAAAAGTATATAAATCATTATCTGATTTAGACTTGGATCTAAACATTCTCAATTATGCGGCAGGACATCCAGATGCCGAATCGCGCCTGCGTTATGTCATCAAAAACCACCCTAGTGTGTCTAAAGTGCTACCTGTGCTTGTAGCACTCAGATCCCAGAACAAAAGTGTTCTCGTGACTGATATTGATAGTGCTGGCTGTGAGCAACAATTAGCGTATAAATTTGATTCGAACTTGTCTGTTGACGAGGCGATTTACTTTTCCAGGAAGACAGGCATTATTGACTTACTAATTAACATTAAAAATGTTCCTGATTATGTTTTAGGTGTTGAAGTCGGACTTGACTCCAATGGTCGAAAGAATCGGGCAGGCACTTCAATGGAAGAATTGGTCAAGGCGAAGCTTCATCAGATCGCATGCAAGGGAGATATTCACTTCCTTTCCGGGGCGACTTACTCGGCTATATGGGAGAAGTTTTGCATAAAGGTGGAACCTGACAGAGCCAACAGGAGATTTGATTTTGCAGTAAAGTCGATGGGAAAACTGATATTAGTAGAAACCAATTACTATAGTGGAGGCGGTAGCAAGCTAAAGGCCGTAGCGGGTGAGTTGAAGGTGTTACACGATCACCTTGCAAATCAGCAGGTTGGCTTTGTGTGGATAACCGACGGGGAAGGTTGGAAAAGCAGCCAAAAGCCATTGCGGGAAGCTTTTGACCAACTTCCGTATATTTTAAACCTGCATTTCTGCGAAGATGGGCTTTTAGAAGATATTCTAATTAAATGCGAGTGGTATTAG
- a CDS encoding site-specific DNA-methyltransferase — protein sequence MLGTAPPADDLFLSKEELLDKGALILADGNAQYDAPKPSFYHADKGVRLYAGDALQLLQQCRSEAFDLIFADPPYFLSDGGITCHAGQMVSVDKGQWDAARSFHEVHDFNVQWLRECRRVLKPNGTIFVSGTHHNIYSVGFAMQQLGYAILNDIAWFKVNPPPNLSCRYFTHATETVLWAKKDKKAKHYFDYETMKSIGDPAPGKQMLSLWRIQPPKPWEKRYGKHPTQKPEELLMRIVQAASKPGDLVLDPFCGSGTTGVAAVRLGRRFVGFEIEEDFTAVAVARLRDDIAYR from the coding sequence ATGCTTGGGACTGCCCCGCCCGCGGACGACCTTTTCCTTTCCAAAGAAGAACTTTTGGACAAAGGCGCGCTGATCCTGGCGGACGGGAACGCCCAGTACGACGCGCCGAAGCCCTCCTTCTATCACGCCGATAAGGGCGTCCGGCTCTATGCGGGCGATGCGCTTCAACTGCTTCAACAGTGCCGCAGCGAGGCGTTCGACCTCATCTTCGCCGATCCGCCCTACTTTCTGTCCGATGGCGGCATCACGTGCCATGCGGGCCAGATGGTCTCGGTGGACAAAGGCCAATGGGACGCCGCGCGAAGCTTCCACGAGGTGCACGATTTTAACGTGCAGTGGCTGCGCGAGTGCAGAAGGGTTTTGAAGCCTAACGGCACGATCTTCGTCTCGGGTACCCACCACAACATCTACAGCGTCGGCTTTGCCATGCAGCAGCTGGGCTACGCGATCCTAAACGACATCGCCTGGTTCAAGGTCAATCCGCCGCCCAACCTCTCGTGCCGCTACTTTACCCACGCTACCGAAACGGTGCTATGGGCCAAGAAGGACAAAAAAGCGAAGCACTATTTTGACTACGAAACGATGAAGTCGATCGGCGACCCGGCGCCCGGCAAGCAGATGCTGAGCCTTTGGCGCATCCAGCCGCCTAAACCATGGGAAAAGCGATACGGCAAACATCCGACCCAGAAACCGGAGGAACTCTTGATGCGCATCGTGCAGGCCGCCAGCAAACCAGGCGACCTGGTGCTGGACCCCTTCTGCGGCAGCGGCACGACCGGCGTCGCAGCGGTGAGGCTTGGTCGCAGGTTTGTGGGATTTGAAATAGAAGAAGATTTTACAGCCGTGGCCGTTGCTAGGCTGAGAGACGATATCGCTTATCGATAG
- a CDS encoding ABC transporter ATP-binding protein codes for MLEVQKLRKQYGLLEAVQGIEFQLHPGDVFGFIGPNGAGKTTTIKMLATLLEPTSGTATLNGIDMIAHPEEVRPLLGYMPDFFGLYEGITVEEYLEFFAAAYRLPRADRPQIIDNVLELTDLTVKKTAYVETLSRGMQQRLCLAKCLVHDPTLLLLDEPASGLDPRARIEIKELIKELGAMGKIVLVSSHILPELADFCNKIGIIEKGELLVWGPVDQIVRQLQAHRTIEIRSLSDRDALVKRLESAPHVLSAHPRDGAIEVSFEGAVEDQAELLSTLIADGHKIISFRETELDLEDVFMQVTKGVVS; via the coding sequence ATGTTAGAGGTTCAGAAACTACGCAAACAGTACGGCCTATTGGAAGCCGTCCAAGGCATCGAGTTTCAGCTTCATCCTGGAGACGTTTTCGGCTTTATCGGACCCAACGGCGCAGGCAAGACCACCACCATCAAGATGCTGGCGACCCTGTTAGAGCCGACCTCGGGCACGGCAACGTTGAACGGCATTGACATGATCGCGCATCCCGAAGAGGTGCGCCCGTTGCTGGGCTACATGCCCGATTTCTTTGGACTTTACGAGGGTATCACGGTCGAAGAGTATTTGGAGTTTTTCGCCGCCGCCTATCGCCTGCCTCGCGCGGACCGGCCACAGATCATCGATAACGTTTTGGAGCTGACCGACCTGACGGTGAAGAAGACCGCGTATGTAGAGACCCTCTCTCGCGGGATGCAACAGCGGTTGTGCCTGGCCAAATGCCTGGTGCACGATCCGACTCTGCTGCTTCTGGACGAGCCGGCATCGGGGCTCGATCCTCGCGCGCGGATCGAGATCAAGGAGCTGATTAAGGAGTTGGGCGCGATGGGCAAGATCGTGCTCGTCTCGTCGCACATCTTGCCCGAGCTGGCCGATTTTTGCAACAAGATCGGCATTATCGAGAAGGGCGAACTGTTGGTGTGGGGGCCGGTGGATCAAATCGTCCGACAGCTTCAAGCGCATCGCACAATAGAGATCCGGTCTTTGAGCGACAGGGACGCGCTCGTCAAGCGACTGGAATCGGCGCCGCACGTGCTGTCGGCCCATCCGCGAGACGGCGCCATCGAGGTGAGCTTTGAAGGCGCCGTGGAGGATCAGGCGGAGCTGCTTTCGACGCTGATCGCCGACGGGCACAAGATTATCTCGTTTAGAGAGACCGAACTCGACTTGGAGGACGTCTTTATGCAGGTTACCAAGGGCGTGGTGAGCTGA